In a genomic window of Helianthus annuus cultivar XRQ/B chromosome 10, HanXRQr2.0-SUNRISE, whole genome shotgun sequence:
- the LOC110885627 gene encoding D-3-phosphoglycerate dehydrogenase 1, chloroplastic, whose product MAASHSFSPSSTLISSKATSLSSLKYKLPISITLPRHQRRRTPVVYVVASLDAKPTVLVAEKLGQAGLDLLKTFANVDCSYNLTPEELCTKISLCDALIVRSGTKVNREVFESSGGRLKVVGRAGVGIDNVDLGAATEHGCLVVNAPTANTVAAAEHGIALLTAMARNVAQADASIKAGKWQRNKYVGVSLVGKTLAVIGFGKVGTEVARRAKGLGMHVIAHDPYAPADRAHAIGVDLVSFDEAISTADFLSLHMPLTPATSKILNDENFAKMKKGVRIVNVARGGVIDEDALVRALDAGIVAQAALDVFTVEPPPQDSKLIHHENVTVTPHLGASTMEAQEGVAIEIAEAVVGALQGELAATAVNAPMVPAEVLTELKPYVTLAEKLGRLAVQLVAGGSGVKSVKVTYASARAPDDLDTRLLRAMVTKGLIEPISSVFVNLVNADFTAKQRGVRISEERVLLDGSPESPLESIQVQIANVESRFASAISESGEVTVEGKVKDGIPHLTKVGAFEVDVSLEGNIILCRQVDQPGMIGTVGSILGEENVNVSFMSVGRIAPRKQAVMAIGVDEHPSKSALKRIGEIPAVEEFVFLDL is encoded by the exons ATGGCAGCTTCACACTCATTCTCCCCTTCATCAACCCTAATTTCATCAAAAGCAACCTCTCTCTCCTCCTTAAAATACAAACTCCCGATCTCCATCACCCTCCCCCGCCACCAACGCCGCCGTACGCCGGTGGTATACGTGGTGGCGTCACTAGACGCCAAACCAACAGTCCTAGTAGCCGAAAAGCTAGGTCAAGCAGGTCTCGATCTATTAAAAACCTTTGCAAATGTTGATTGTTCGTACAACTTGACCCCTGAGGAACTCTGCACCAAGATCTCGCTCTGTGACGCGTTGATTGTACGGAGTGGGACTAAAGTGAACCGTGAGGTGTTTGAATCGTCTGGTGGGAGACTCAAGGTGGTTGGACGGGCTGGTGTCGGGATTGATAATGTGGATCTGGGGGCTGCCACCGAGCATGGGTGTCTTGTGGTTAATGCGCCCACTGCTAATACGGTTGCGGCTGCTGAGCATGGGATTGCGCTGCTTACTGCTATGGCCAGGAATGTTGCGCAGGCCGATGCGTCTATTAAAGCTG GAAAATGGCAGAGGAACAAATACGTGGGTGTGTCACTTGTTGGCAAGACTCTCGCTGTGATAGGTTTCGGAAAGGTTGGAACAGAGGTTGCAAGACGAGCCAAGGGACTCGGTATGCATGTTATCGCACATGACCCTTATGCACCAGCTGATCGTGCACATGCTATCGGTGTTGACCTGGTCAGTTTTGATGAAGCCATCTCAACAGCCGACTTCCTCTCACTTCACATGCCTCTCACTCCCGCTACATCGAAAATCTTGAACGATGAAAACTTTGCAAAGATGAAAAAAGGAGTTAGAATAGTCAACGTTGCGCGTGGTGGAGTGATCGATGAAGACGCGTTAGTCAGAGCGCTTGATGCAGGCATTGTAGCTCAGGCTGCACTTGATGTTTTCACTGTCGAGCCACCACCACAGGATAGCAAGCTGATACATCATGAAAACGTAACCGTTACTCCTCATCTTGGTGCTAGTACCATGGAAGCTCAG GAAGGAGTAGCTATTGAAATTGCTGAAGCTGTTGTTGGAGCTCTACAAGGTGAACTTGCTGCCACTGCGGTCAATGCACCTATGGTTCCCGCCGAGGTACTTACGGAGCTTAAGCCGTATGTAACGCTCGCTGAAAAGCTCGGTCGATTGGCGGTTCAACTAGTGGCCGGTGGAAGCGGTGTGAAATCGGTTAAGGTCACATACGCTTCAGCCAGAGCACCTGATGATCTAGACACTAGACTACTCCGAGCTATGGTGACTAAAGGTCTAATCGAGCCCATTTCTAGTGTTTTTGTCAACTTGGTCAACGCAGATTTCACAGCCAAACAACGCGGAGTCCGCATCAGTGAAGAACGCGTGCTCTTAGACGGGTCACCTGAAAGCCCACTCGAGTCAATCCAGGTCCAGATCGCAAACGTCGAGTCAAGGTTTGCGAGTGCGATATCTGAGTCCGGGGAGGTGACGGTTGAAGGCAAGGTGAAAGACGGAATTCCGCATTTGACCAAAGTAGGTGCTTTTGAGGTGGATGTGAGTCTAGAAGGCAATATTATTCTGTGCAGGCAGGTTGACCAGCCGGGAATGATCGGAACCGTTGGTAGCATACTTGGTGAAGAGAACGTGAATGTGAGTTTCATGAGTGTTGGAAGGATTGCACCGAGAAAGCAAGCGGTTATGGCGATTGGTGTGGATGAACACCCGAGCAAGTCGGCTTTGAAGAGGATTGGGGAGATCCCAGCCGTTGAGGAGTTTGTTTTCCTAGATTTGTAG